A single Pararhizobium sp. A13 DNA region contains:
- a CDS encoding type II toxin-antitoxin system RelE/ParE family toxin, with the protein MRRLKVLYRPEAIADLGEIYRFVAMRGQNRVIARDFVERIKARCSRIGNAPLGGISRDDLESGLRTVPFEKSAVIAYKVEKDAVRIGNIFHGGRDFEALYHGRPLEDRDDEEASS; encoded by the coding sequence GTGCGGCGTCTTAAGGTCCTTTACCGTCCCGAGGCGATTGCCGATCTTGGGGAGATATATCGGTTCGTGGCGATGCGCGGCCAGAACCGTGTCATTGCGCGGGATTTCGTGGAGCGGATCAAGGCTCGATGCAGCCGTATTGGAAACGCCCCGCTTGGCGGGATATCCCGTGACGATCTGGAGTCGGGCCTGCGCACTGTGCCGTTCGAGAAATCCGCCGTAATCGCCTACAAGGTGGAAAAGGATGCCGTGCGCATCGGTAACATTTTCCACGGGGGCCGCGACTTTGAAGCGCTGTACCATGGCCGGCCACTTGAGGATCGCGATGACGAGGAGGCTTCTTCTTGA
- a CDS encoding glycosyltransferase family 4 protein, producing MKEQLRVLVVSHAHPTVSLGGAEIASHNLHHGLKALPNVESVYLARVGHPVPRHASSALMSLRLAEDELLFHADDYDHFFLSNGDTQAISRDLLRFARDLRPHVVHFHHVLGIGLEALYALREAFPHAPILVTFHEYLSICHNHGQMVKRPSGQLCEAASPVACHGCFPDIPVSRFLKRELFARGMLGLADAFVSPSRFLAERYVKWGIEEDKLRVIENGITVEAAVPPRELQGPNPRRNRFAYFGQMTPFKGVDVLIDAVSRIPKEIWGEDSCLMIFGGNLERQPIEFQERMKKLIADAGHRVRFYGAYQNADMPRLMRSVDWVVLPSVWWENSPIVIQEALLHGRPMICSDIGGMAEKVRDGKDGLHFRTGSSQDLADRIVEVLGDTQTWDRLRVSMRQPADHLGCAREHLKLYRALLRRKLDAAMVESPVLLSHSL from the coding sequence ATGAAAGAGCAGCTTCGCGTCCTTGTCGTCTCGCATGCGCACCCGACAGTCTCGCTCGGTGGAGCGGAAATCGCATCTCACAACCTGCATCACGGCCTGAAGGCTTTACCGAACGTGGAATCGGTTTACCTGGCCCGGGTCGGCCATCCTGTACCGCGGCATGCCTCGTCCGCGCTGATGAGCCTTCGCCTTGCCGAGGATGAGTTGCTGTTCCACGCGGACGACTACGACCACTTCTTTTTGTCCAACGGCGATACCCAGGCGATCAGCCGAGACCTTTTGCGTTTCGCGCGCGATCTCCGGCCCCATGTCGTGCATTTCCATCATGTTCTCGGCATCGGTCTCGAAGCGCTCTACGCCCTTAGAGAAGCATTTCCGCACGCGCCCATACTCGTCACGTTCCACGAATATCTGTCGATCTGCCACAATCACGGGCAGATGGTGAAACGGCCTTCCGGCCAGCTCTGCGAAGCAGCCTCCCCCGTCGCCTGCCACGGCTGCTTTCCCGACATCCCCGTCTCGCGCTTCTTGAAGCGGGAGTTGTTTGCGCGCGGGATGCTTGGCCTTGCCGACGCCTTCGTCTCCCCCAGCCGGTTTCTGGCGGAGCGCTATGTCAAATGGGGCATCGAAGAGGACAAGCTCCGCGTCATCGAAAACGGGATCACCGTGGAAGCAGCTGTGCCCCCACGAGAGTTGCAAGGTCCCAACCCGCGCCGCAATCGCTTTGCCTATTTCGGCCAGATGACTCCGTTCAAGGGCGTCGACGTCCTGATCGACGCTGTTTCGCGCATCCCGAAGGAGATATGGGGGGAGGACTCCTGCTTGATGATCTTCGGCGGCAACCTCGAGCGACAGCCGATCGAATTCCAGGAACGGATGAAGAAGCTCATCGCGGACGCCGGCCACCGCGTCCGATTCTACGGCGCTTACCAGAATGCGGACATGCCACGCCTGATGCGTTCGGTCGACTGGGTGGTTCTGCCGTCCGTCTGGTGGGAAAACTCGCCCATTGTGATCCAGGAGGCCCTGCTCCATGGCAGGCCGATGATCTGCTCCGACATCGGCGGGATGGCCGAGAAGGTGCGTGACGGAAAGGACGGCCTGCACTTTCGCACAGGCAGCAGCCAGGATCTCGCGGACCGCATCGTCGAGGTATTGGGTGATACCCAAACCTGGGATCGGCTGCGCGTCTCCATGCGACAACCCGCCGACCACCTCGGCTGCGCGCGCGAACACCTCAAGCTCTATCGCGCGCTGCTGCGGCGGAAACTCGATGCCGCCATGGTCGAGAGCCCTGTGCTTCTCTCGCACTCGCTTTAA
- a CDS encoding ribbon-helix-helix domain-containing protein gives MQTAEKVSITMTPEMLRVIREIVNAGEYASTSEVVRDAMRVWQRDREEHAERLNAIRSRVRHSFEDPRPDLNEDEASAALEAILAKVDEDLDRAAS, from the coding sequence ATGCAGACAGCTGAGAAAGTCAGCATTACGATGACCCCGGAAATGCTGCGCGTGATCCGAGAAATCGTCAATGCTGGAGAATATGCCTCCACGAGTGAAGTCGTCCGCGATGCGATGCGGGTGTGGCAGCGGGATCGTGAAGAGCACGCCGAGCGGTTGAATGCTATTCGTTCCCGTGTACGGCATTCCTTTGAAGACCCGCGTCCCGACCTGAACGAAGACGAAGCCAGCGCAGCGCTTGAGGCCATCCTTGCCAAGGTAGATGAAGACCTCGATCGTGCGGCGTCTTAA
- a CDS encoding D-tagatose-bisphosphate aldolase, class II, non-catalytic subunit, producing the protein MTDLLLRLASARRDSTPFGITSVCSAHPTVLRAAIRRAARTEREVLIEATCNQVNQFGGYTGMTPDKFVDLVRAIAAEEGADAAKILFGGDHLGPNPWKREAQESAMAKAEAMVEAYVRAGFTKIHLDASMGCAGEPAALDDATIAKRAARLALAAETAAKSAGLVPPVYILGTEVPMPGGADHVLDHVEPTAPEAAQATIAVHREVFQEAGLADAFSRVIAFVVQPGVEFGSENVVAYEPARALRLAALLNEETQFVFEAHSTDYQTAEALQALVRDGFPILKVGPGLTFAYREAAYALDLIASEIVAGYGDRPLMRTLEAAMLAEPSDWHGHYHGDETALRVQRHYSYSDRVRYYWNLPEGRAAVHRLNEALRDVAIPETLMHQYLPLIPAQAALTRDPEAILIAAVDMVLSIYDQAASPSGESADRLG; encoded by the coding sequence ATGACCGATCTTCTCCTGCGCCTTGCATCCGCCCGGCGCGACAGCACGCCCTTCGGCATCACCTCCGTCTGCTCCGCCCATCCGACCGTGCTCAGAGCGGCGATCCGCCGGGCCGCGCGAACGGAGCGCGAGGTGCTGATCGAGGCGACCTGCAACCAGGTCAATCAGTTCGGCGGTTATACCGGCATGACGCCGGACAAGTTCGTGGATCTTGTCCGCGCAATAGCCGCTGAAGAAGGCGCTGATGCTGCGAAGATCCTGTTTGGCGGCGATCATCTCGGACCCAATCCCTGGAAGCGGGAGGCTCAGGAAAGTGCGATGGCCAAGGCCGAAGCCATGGTCGAAGCCTATGTGAGGGCAGGCTTCACGAAAATCCATCTCGACGCGTCGATGGGCTGCGCTGGCGAACCGGCAGCGCTCGACGACGCGACGATCGCCAAGCGGGCCGCGCGACTGGCGCTTGCTGCCGAGACTGCCGCAAAGTCTGCCGGACTTGTGCCGCCGGTCTATATTTTGGGAACGGAGGTTCCAATGCCGGGCGGCGCCGATCACGTGCTGGATCACGTCGAACCGACCGCGCCGGAGGCCGCACAAGCGACGATCGCAGTTCATCGCGAAGTCTTCCAGGAAGCCGGATTGGCAGACGCGTTTTCGCGCGTCATCGCTTTCGTCGTTCAGCCCGGCGTCGAGTTCGGCAGCGAGAATGTGGTGGCTTACGAACCGGCACGGGCCCTTCGCTTGGCCGCGTTGCTTAATGAGGAAACGCAGTTCGTTTTTGAGGCTCACTCGACGGATTATCAGACAGCGGAGGCGCTGCAGGCGCTGGTGCGAGACGGCTTTCCGATCCTCAAGGTCGGACCCGGCCTCACGTTCGCCTACCGCGAAGCAGCCTATGCGCTCGACCTCATTGCCTCGGAAATCGTGGCTGGCTACGGCGACCGCCCGCTGATGCGGACCCTCGAAGCCGCAATGCTGGCCGAGCCCTCAGATTGGCACGGGCATTATCACGGCGATGAAACTGCCCTGCGTGTCCAGCGCCATTACAGCTACAGCGACCGCGTCCGTTACTATTGGAATCTGCCCGAGGGGCGCGCGGCCGTTCATCGTTTGAACGAAGCGCTGCGGGACGTGGCGATCCCCGAGACATTGATGCATCAGTATCTGCCGTTGATCCCGGCTCAAGCTGCGCTAACACGCGATCCGGAGGCGATCCTGATCGCCGCTGTGGACATGGTGCTTTCGATCTATGATCAGGCCGCCTCTCCGTCCGGCGAGTCTGCGGATCGCTTGGGATAG
- a CDS encoding sugar kinase has translation MTGTAKGLAPEALGPTITIGEILVEIMATTVGDGFLEPQSLMGPYPSGAPAIFIDQVSRVGGAAGIVASVGQDDFGRLNIERLARDGVDVSAISVIDKPTGSAFVRYRQDGARNFVFNIAHSAAGDIRMTDAAHALIARAGHVHVMGSALTIPGVLDMLSIATASVKARGGSVSLDPNIRAELLMDASGQSPLAKILAATDLLLPSGEELFVASGHSDEASATAHLLESGISEIVLKRGRDGATFFGPGAHRIDAPGFHVKEIDPTGAGDVFGATYLTCRRMGMAPDRALLLANTAGARSVTRQGPMEGVSSLADLDTFLASATTGVLA, from the coding sequence GTGACCGGTACTGCGAAAGGGCTTGCGCCCGAAGCTCTCGGCCCGACGATCACGATCGGGGAAATTCTCGTGGAGATCATGGCGACGACAGTCGGCGATGGCTTTCTCGAGCCGCAGTCCTTGATGGGCCCCTATCCGAGCGGCGCACCGGCGATCTTCATAGATCAGGTCTCACGGGTCGGCGGGGCGGCGGGTATCGTCGCCAGTGTCGGCCAAGATGATTTCGGCCGGTTGAATATCGAGCGCCTGGCACGCGACGGTGTCGACGTCTCGGCGATTTCCGTCATCGACAAACCGACGGGCAGCGCGTTCGTCCGCTATCGTCAGGATGGCGCACGCAATTTCGTCTTTAACATCGCCCATTCGGCGGCTGGCGATATTCGCATGACGGATGCGGCGCACGCCCTGATCGCGCGGGCGGGGCACGTTCATGTCATGGGATCGGCCCTCACCATCCCCGGGGTCTTGGACATGCTGTCCATCGCGACCGCCTCTGTTAAGGCGCGGGGCGGCTCGGTCTCGCTCGATCCGAATATCCGTGCCGAACTCCTGATGGATGCCTCGGGGCAAAGCCCGCTCGCCAAAATCCTTGCTGCAACAGATCTCCTCCTTCCCTCAGGCGAAGAGCTTTTCGTCGCCTCTGGCCATTCTGACGAAGCCTCTGCCACGGCCCATCTGCTCGAGTCCGGTATCAGCGAAATCGTCCTGAAGCGGGGTCGCGACGGGGCAACCTTCTTCGGCCCGGGCGCACACCGCATCGATGCGCCCGGCTTCCATGTCAAGGAAATCGACCCGACGGGCGCCGGCGATGTCTTCGGCGCCACCTATCTCACATGCCGGCGTATGGGCATGGCGCCGGATCGCGCGCTTCTCCTCGCCAACACCGCCGGCGCCCGCAGCGTTACGCGCCAGGGGCCGATGGAGGGTGTGTCCAGCCTTGCCGATCTCGACACCTTTCTCGCCTCCGCCACAACGGGAGTTCTAGCATGA
- a CDS encoding glycosyltransferase family 4 protein, producing MSKRILVAAHNHPSLHPGGTEIFAHDLFRAYQREGHEALFLGATNQVHREARPGTSFQSIGSAGDEVLLWSGHFDRFFMSQIDLYGVVPDVAELLRDFRPDVVHLHHLLLLGAEFPHIVRRTLPHCQIVMTLHDYYPICHHEGLMVRTGSKELCHQASPDRCHGCFKDIPLDRFALRERHLKALLSTVDHFVSPSAFLRERFVRWGLDEDAISVIPNGIPTRNAGARRELLQGRRPVFGYFGNLNPWKGVTVLLDAARQLLADGLDFELRVHGGAPFQSEAFVDEINRRFTETSESVQSRGPYRREDIGDLVAAVDCTIVPSVWWENAPLVIQEAQAQGRPVIASNIGGMAEMIEHGVNGLTVPPNDARALAAAMRNILEEPNLLRQLSENARKPDDIDTTARRYLKWMETAQVQA from the coding sequence ATGAGCAAGCGCATTCTGGTGGCAGCCCACAACCATCCGTCCCTTCACCCGGGTGGAACGGAGATATTTGCTCACGACTTGTTTCGTGCCTACCAGCGCGAGGGGCACGAAGCCCTGTTTCTCGGGGCCACGAACCAAGTCCATCGCGAAGCCAGACCGGGCACGAGCTTTCAGAGCATCGGCTCGGCGGGAGATGAGGTCCTGCTGTGGTCCGGACACTTCGACCGCTTCTTCATGAGTCAGATCGACCTCTATGGTGTTGTGCCGGATGTAGCGGAGTTGCTGCGCGATTTCCGGCCAGATGTGGTTCACCTCCATCACCTGCTGCTGCTTGGCGCTGAGTTCCCTCACATCGTCCGCCGCACCTTACCCCACTGCCAGATCGTCATGACGCTCCATGACTACTACCCCATTTGCCACCATGAAGGCTTGATGGTGCGCACTGGCAGCAAGGAGCTTTGTCACCAAGCCAGCCCGGACCGCTGCCATGGCTGTTTCAAGGACATTCCGCTCGATCGCTTTGCCTTGCGCGAACGCCACCTGAAGGCCCTGCTGAGCACGGTTGACCACTTCGTCTCGCCAAGCGCTTTTTTACGGGAGCGCTTCGTGCGGTGGGGACTGGACGAAGATGCGATTAGCGTCATTCCCAACGGTATCCCCACCCGAAATGCCGGCGCGCGAAGGGAGCTGCTCCAGGGCAGGAGGCCGGTCTTCGGATATTTCGGAAATCTCAACCCCTGGAAGGGGGTGACCGTATTGCTCGACGCTGCGCGCCAGCTTCTGGCCGATGGCCTTGATTTCGAACTCCGCGTCCATGGCGGAGCGCCCTTCCAGAGCGAGGCCTTTGTCGATGAGATCAATCGGCGCTTTACCGAAACGTCAGAATCCGTGCAGTCCCGAGGCCCCTATCGACGCGAAGATATTGGCGATCTGGTGGCCGCGGTCGATTGCACCATAGTTCCTTCCGTCTGGTGGGAGAACGCGCCGCTTGTCATTCAGGAAGCCCAGGCTCAAGGCCGTCCGGTCATCGCCAGCAACATCGGGGGAATGGCTGAAATGATCGAGCATGGCGTCAACGGCCTGACTGTTCCACCCAACGATGCCCGAGCGCTCGCCGCGGCGATGCGGAACATACTGGAAGAGCCGAACCTGCTGCGCCAGCTCTCCGAAAACGCTCGCAAGCCCGACGACATCGACACGACCGCCCGCCGCTACCTCAAGTGGATGGAGACGGCACAGGTTCAGGCATAG
- a CDS encoding sugar ABC transporter substrate-binding protein — MRKQTAILLSSVVGVGLVASLAGVAQAEELTIATVNNGDMIIMQKLSTTWEKETGNKLNWVVLEENVLRERVTTDIATKGGQYDILTIGGYEAPIWGKAGWLTAVDDLGDDYDYGDLLDPIKKGLSIDGKLYAVPFYTESSFTLYRKDLFDAAGLTMPEQPTYDQIKEFAAKLTDKSKQQYGICLRGKPGWGENMAFLGTMVNTYGGRWFDMDWKPQLNSEPWKKAVDDYVKLMTDFGPPGATANGFNENQALFSTGHCAMWIDATSAAGRVYDPKQSQVADKIAFSRAPVAETPNGSSWSWSWNLAIPQTSQKAEAAKSFLKWATSKDYVKMVGQSEGWVAVPPGTRKSTYALEEYQKAAPFAQTVLDAIMSADPSRPTKDPVPYTGVQFVAIPEFQTIGTVVGQQIASALAGQQTVDAALDAAQSQVERDMTRAGYIK, encoded by the coding sequence ATGAGGAAACAAACTGCAATTCTGTTGTCGTCCGTCGTCGGCGTGGGCCTGGTCGCCAGCTTGGCCGGCGTTGCGCAGGCGGAAGAGTTGACGATCGCCACAGTCAACAATGGCGACATGATCATCATGCAGAAGCTGTCGACCACCTGGGAAAAGGAAACCGGCAACAAGCTCAACTGGGTGGTTCTCGAGGAGAACGTGCTGCGTGAGCGCGTGACGACGGACATCGCCACAAAAGGCGGTCAGTACGATATTCTGACAATCGGCGGCTATGAGGCACCCATCTGGGGCAAGGCCGGCTGGCTAACGGCAGTCGACGATCTGGGCGATGACTATGATTATGGTGACCTCCTCGATCCCATCAAGAAGGGTTTGAGTATCGACGGCAAGCTCTATGCCGTTCCCTTCTATACGGAGAGTTCCTTCACGCTCTATCGCAAGGATCTGTTCGACGCTGCGGGCCTGACGATGCCTGAGCAACCGACCTACGACCAGATCAAGGAATTTGCCGCCAAGCTCACCGACAAGTCGAAGCAGCAATATGGCATCTGCCTGCGCGGCAAGCCCGGCTGGGGCGAGAACATGGCGTTCCTCGGCACCATGGTGAACACCTATGGCGGCCGTTGGTTTGATATGGACTGGAAGCCTCAGCTCAACTCCGAACCTTGGAAGAAGGCGGTCGACGACTACGTCAAGCTGATGACGGATTTCGGCCCTCCGGGCGCAACCGCCAACGGTTTTAACGAAAACCAGGCCCTCTTCTCCACCGGCCATTGCGCGATGTGGATCGATGCCACCTCGGCAGCGGGCCGCGTCTACGACCCAAAGCAGAGCCAGGTTGCGGACAAGATTGCATTCAGCCGTGCACCCGTCGCCGAAACGCCCAACGGATCCAGTTGGTCCTGGTCGTGGAACCTTGCCATTCCGCAGACGTCGCAAAAGGCTGAAGCCGCCAAATCTTTCCTGAAATGGGCGACCTCGAAGGACTATGTGAAGATGGTCGGCCAGTCGGAAGGATGGGTTGCAGTTCCGCCCGGGACCCGCAAATCGACCTATGCTTTGGAGGAGTACCAGAAGGCGGCGCCGTTCGCCCAGACCGTGCTCGATGCCATCATGTCGGCCGATCCGTCCAGGCCGACCAAGGATCCGGTCCCCTATACCGGCGTCCAGTTCGTGGCGATCCCTGAGTTCCAGACGATCGGCACTGTGGTCGGTCAGCAGATCGCCTCGGCGCTTGCCGGTCAGCAGACAGTCGATGCGGCACTCGACGCCGCCCAATCACAGGTCGAGCGTGACATGACGCGCGCCGGCTACATCAAGTAA
- a CDS encoding ABC transporter ATP-binding protein: MGNITLKKVNKSFGATQVIPGIDLTIKDGEFVVFVGPSGCGKSTLLRLIAGLEDTTSGIIEIDGRDVTGAAPAKRGLAMVFQSYALYPHMSVRNNIAFPLKMAKLDHGAIDKKVTEAARVLNLTNYLDRRPGQLSGGQRQRVAIGRAIVREPSAFLFDEPLSNLDAALRGTMRLEISELHHQLQTTMIYVTHDQVEAMTMADKIVVLNAGNIEQVGSPLDLYHRPDNLFVAGFIGSPRMNFATGEFSKPYNAHTIGVRPEHLQLSTQSGTWRGVVGVAEHLGSDTFLHIHVEGIGLVTARVGGDFGVNHGDQVFLTPDEGRVHRFNDKGLAIR; encoded by the coding sequence ATGGGCAATATCACACTGAAAAAGGTCAACAAATCCTTCGGCGCGACGCAGGTCATTCCGGGCATTGACCTCACGATCAAGGACGGCGAGTTCGTCGTCTTCGTCGGCCCCTCGGGCTGCGGAAAGTCGACGCTGCTGCGCCTGATCGCCGGTCTGGAGGACACCACCTCGGGCATCATCGAGATCGACGGCCGCGATGTCACCGGGGCGGCACCCGCCAAGCGCGGTCTTGCCATGGTGTTCCAGTCCTATGCGCTCTATCCGCATATGTCGGTGCGCAACAACATCGCCTTTCCGCTGAAGATGGCCAAGCTCGATCACGGCGCGATCGACAAGAAGGTGACGGAGGCGGCGCGCGTCCTCAACCTGACGAATTATCTCGACCGCCGTCCGGGCCAGCTATCGGGCGGCCAGCGCCAGCGTGTCGCCATCGGCCGCGCCATCGTGCGCGAACCTTCGGCCTTCCTGTTCGACGAACCGTTGTCCAATCTTGACGCTGCGCTGCGCGGCACGATGCGGCTGGAGATCAGCGAACTGCACCATCAGTTGCAGACGACGATGATCTACGTCACCCACGACCAGGTCGAAGCCATGACGATGGCCGACAAGATCGTCGTGCTCAATGCCGGCAACATCGAGCAGGTCGGGTCGCCGCTCGATCTCTATCACCGGCCGGACAATCTCTTCGTCGCCGGCTTCATCGGCTCGCCGCGGATGAACTTCGCGACCGGCGAATTCTCCAAACCGTACAACGCCCATACCATCGGCGTCCGCCCCGAACACCTGCAATTGTCGACGCAATCCGGGACATGGCGCGGTGTGGTCGGCGTCGCCGAACATCTCGGCTCGGACACCTTCCTGCATATTCATGTCGAGGGCATCGGCCTGGTGACGGCCCGCGTCGGCGGCGATTTCGGGGTCAACCATGGCGACCAGGTCTTCCTGACGCCCGACGAGGGACGCGTTCACCGTTTCAATGACAAGGGACTGGCAATTCGATGA
- a CDS encoding L-iditol 2-dehydrogenase, whose product MKLQNKIALITGGARGIGLGFAQAFVKEGATVVIADIDIQRATDAASSIGPAAFAIALDVTDLSAIEDVVQKIDQDFGGIDILVNNAAIFDMAPINAITEASYERVFGINLKGPLFMMKAVSNVMIARGRGGKIINMASQAGRRGEALVALYCASKAAIISATQSAALALVKHGIKVNAIAPGVVDGEHWDVVDAEFAKWEGLKPGEKKAAVAKSVPIGRFATPNDIKGLAVFLASADSDYILAQTYNVDGGNWMN is encoded by the coding sequence ATGAAATTGCAGAACAAGATTGCGCTGATCACCGGCGGAGCACGTGGCATCGGCCTCGGCTTCGCGCAAGCCTTCGTGAAGGAAGGCGCTACGGTGGTGATTGCCGATATCGACATTCAACGCGCCACCGATGCCGCATCGTCGATCGGGCCTGCGGCGTTCGCCATTGCGCTGGATGTGACCGATCTTTCCGCGATCGAAGACGTCGTGCAGAAGATCGACCAGGATTTCGGCGGCATCGACATTCTCGTCAACAATGCCGCGATCTTCGACATGGCGCCGATCAACGCCATCACGGAAGCCAGCTATGAGCGGGTCTTCGGCATCAACCTCAAGGGTCCCCTCTTCATGATGAAGGCGGTCTCCAACGTGATGATTGCCCGCGGTCGCGGCGGTAAGATCATCAATATGGCGAGCCAGGCCGGCCGTCGCGGCGAAGCGCTGGTCGCTCTCTATTGCGCCTCGAAGGCGGCCATTATCTCCGCCACGCAGTCGGCAGCGCTCGCCCTCGTGAAGCACGGCATCAAGGTCAACGCCATCGCTCCCGGCGTGGTCGACGGTGAACACTGGGATGTCGTCGATGCCGAATTCGCCAAGTGGGAAGGCCTGAAGCCGGGAGAGAAGAAGGCGGCCGTCGCCAAATCCGTCCCGATCGGCCGCTTCGCCACGCCAAACGACATCAAAGGCCTCGCGGTATTCCTGGCTTCCGCCGACAGCGACTATATCCTCGCCCAGACATACAATGTCGACGGCGGAAACTGGATGAACTGA
- a CDS encoding carbohydrate ABC transporter permease: MARAVSTRRTVAFTIAAWIVALIIFFPILYTIITSFKSETEAIQGFSLIPSGTVESYVEVQTQKDYFKPFMNSVILSVGSTLLALLISVPAAWSMAFSPTKKTKDVLMWMLSTKMMPAVAVLVPIYLIFRDFGLLDSRIGLTFMLTMINLPIVIWMLYTYFREIPGEILEAARMDGASLWGEIIYVLTPMAVPGIASTMLLNIILAWNEAFWTIRLTTTNAAPLTAFIASFSSPQGLFWAKLSAASTLAIAPILIMGWFSQKQLVRGLTFGAVK, from the coding sequence ATGGCCCGCGCAGTCTCGACCAGAAGAACCGTCGCTTTCACCATCGCCGCATGGATCGTCGCGCTGATCATCTTCTTCCCGATCCTCTACACGATCATCACCAGCTTCAAATCGGAAACCGAAGCGATCCAGGGTTTTAGCCTGATCCCGTCGGGCACCGTCGAAAGCTATGTCGAGGTGCAGACCCAGAAGGACTACTTCAAGCCGTTCATGAACTCGGTCATCCTGTCGGTCGGCTCGACCTTGCTCGCGCTGTTGATCTCGGTGCCGGCGGCCTGGTCGATGGCGTTCTCGCCGACCAAGAAGACCAAGGACGTGCTGATGTGGATGCTCTCCACCAAGATGATGCCGGCCGTCGCCGTGCTCGTGCCGATCTACCTGATCTTCCGCGACTTCGGCCTGCTCGACAGCCGCATCGGCCTGACCTTCATGCTGACCATGATCAACCTGCCGATCGTGATCTGGATGCTCTATACCTACTTCCGCGAAATTCCGGGCGAGATCCTGGAGGCGGCGCGCATGGACGGCGCTTCGCTCTGGGGCGAGATCATCTACGTGCTGACGCCGATGGCGGTGCCCGGCATCGCCTCGACGATGCTGCTCAACATCATCCTTGCCTGGAACGAGGCCTTCTGGACGATCCGTCTGACCACCACCAACGCCGCACCGCTCACCGCCTTCATCGCCTCCTTCTCCTCACCGCAGGGGCTGTTCTGGGCGAAGCTGTCGGCCGCCTCGACGCTGGCGATTGCGCCGATCCTGATCATGGGCTGGTTCAGCCAGAAACAACTTGTCCGCGGCCTGACCTTCGGCGCCGTGAAATAA
- a CDS encoding sugar ABC transporter permease yields MATQNTRALARLMVAPSVGLLLIWMIVPLAMTLWFSFQNYNLLNPGNVSFAGLFNYQYFYTDPAFFQSIWNTLVIVVGVLFITVIGGVAIALLLDQPMLGQGIVRIMIISPFFVMPPVAALVWKNMIMHPGYGVLADMSRALGLQPVDWFAQYPLLSIIIIVAWQWLPFATLILLTALQSLDGEQKEAAEMDGANFVNRFIYLTLPHLARAITVVILIQTIFLLGVYAEILVTTNGGPGYASTNLPFLIYRTALLGYDVGGASAGGIIAVILANIVAFFLMRAVGKNLDR; encoded by the coding sequence ATGGCGACACAGAATACGCGGGCGCTTGCGCGCCTCATGGTGGCCCCGTCGGTCGGGCTGCTTCTGATCTGGATGATCGTGCCGCTGGCGATGACGCTGTGGTTCTCGTTCCAGAACTACAATCTGCTCAATCCGGGCAATGTCAGCTTCGCCGGCCTGTTCAACTACCAGTATTTCTACACGGATCCGGCCTTTTTCCAGTCGATCTGGAACACGCTGGTCATCGTCGTCGGCGTGCTGTTCATCACCGTCATCGGCGGGGTGGCGATCGCGCTCCTGCTGGACCAGCCGATGCTGGGCCAGGGGATCGTGCGGATCATGATCATCTCGCCGTTCTTCGTCATGCCGCCGGTGGCAGCCCTGGTCTGGAAGAACATGATCATGCATCCGGGCTATGGCGTGCTGGCCGATATGAGCCGGGCGCTCGGCCTGCAGCCGGTCGACTGGTTCGCGCAGTATCCGCTGTTGTCGATCATCATCATCGTTGCCTGGCAGTGGCTGCCGTTTGCAACGCTTATTCTTCTGACGGCGCTGCAGTCGCTCGACGGCGAGCAGAAGGAAGCCGCCGAGATGGACGGCGCCAATTTCGTCAACCGGTTCATCTACCTGACGCTGCCGCATCTGGCCCGCGCGATCACCGTCGTCATCCTGATCCAGACGATCTTCCTGCTCGGCGTCTATGCGGAAATCCTCGTCACCACCAATGGCGGACCGGGCTACGCCTCCACCAACCTGCCGTTCCTGATCTACCGCACCGCGCTGCTCGGCTACGACGTCGGCGGTGCCTCGGCCGGCGGCATCATTGCAGTCATCCTCGCCAATATCGTCGCCTTCTTCCTGATGCGCGCCGTTGGCAAGAACCTCGACAGATAA